Part of the Penicillium digitatum chromosome 4, complete sequence genome is shown below.
GCGCTTGGGGCGGGGAACGAAGTTGCTTTCTCCGGTGTTGGTGCTTTCAGCAGCGGCGCCACTTTCACCAGACATGAACCCCATTTGAGACGGGCCGAATTCTGTGGAGTATTGAGACGGTTCGGGTCCAAAATTGGACGCCGGAGGTGCCGCCATGGCGGGCTTGGTTGCAGACTTACAATCTCGGGATGTGGTATAGCAGCTGAGTAATTCGAGTGGATGAGTTGTTGGTCAACGCTGGTTTGTCCGGGTGCTGCTTTTTAGGCAGAAAAATGGCGCGATAAGGATAGCCTGGAGCGCGTCAAAAAGCCAGGGACTCCCAACTGTTGGCCAGATGTGACGAAGTGGAGATGTAAAATGGAAGTTCTATGATGGTGAAAGTTCGTATCAGGAGAGGCTGAGCCGTCCCGACTTGTCTAAATGAGGAGCTAGATCAAAGAACCCAAATTGTTCGTTTCGATCGGATTCTAATTAAATCCATGAGAATATCTTGAATTTCCATACTTACTCCCAACGAGAGTGTTGAGAGGTGCGATTAGCAGAGAGGGCCACCCACCAGCGAGACTGCCTGGAGGCTTGGCACGCATCTGCCCAGGTGGGGATCCACAGCTACTCAAAGACAGAGAACTCCGTGCTTTGTGCCAGCGTCTGTTGTATGTAGTATATTTGCTATGTGCAGAGAGATGAACCCGTCCTAAaaactctttttttttctttcgcTTTGAATGCATTTGGCCCCGAGCCATCGTACTGTACAGTGCCCATAGCCCGAGTTTCAGTCAGATGGCAGATGCGCAAAACAAGCATCCCCAAGAAATAGCGAATGGTAGAAGAAACGATGAGACATTTAATGTGTCAAGAAACAGAAAAATATATCGTACAGTCATCCTCTGCGCGGTAGGGATGAGGTATAGGGTGAGGAGGTACAAATGGTTCAAAGACATCGCAGAGTGAAAAGGCCACCTCGACAAAGCAGCACCATCTCTAGTTGTATCCACGACGACGTTTTCCTTGGTTTCGAGGTCTGGCATGAACAACAGCCTTGTTGATCTTCCACTTCGGGCGGGTCTTGTAGCCGGATTTGGTCTGGAGGTGAAAACGAAGAGTCAGTCCCGTGGAAGTTCAGATGGTGCAAAATCAAAAGGTTATACATACCGGAATACCCCAAGGACTCTTCGGGTCGACGTTACCCTTAGACTTTCCTCGTCCACCACCGTGAGGATGGTCCATGGCGTTCATAGCCAGACCACGAACCGTCGGACGAATGTTGAGCCAGCGCGAGCGACCAGCCTTTCCGAGCTGGGTGTATTGGTAGTTGGGGTTGCTGGCGATGCCAATAGTAGCACAGCAGTCCTTGTGAATTAACCGAGTCTCACCACTTGAAAGACGAACAGTAATGTGCTGAGCCAAACGCTCCTGCTTCTGTTGTTCACGCTGCGACAAGGGCTTCTTTTCAGCCTCCGGCTGTTCGTCTTGAATCGTTTGCTGGCGCGAGTCACTACCCTTGGCCACAACTGTAGCATATGTTCCAGCACTCCGACACAGTTGACCACCCTTCCCAGGTCGTAATCCCAAGTTGAAGATTAAGGTTCCCACCGGAACCATGTGCAACGGTAGACAGTTTCCTCTCCAGGCGGTTCTGGCCGCGAGCACACCGGGATCGACAGTGCTGCCCATGCTCTTCCACAAATCTTCAGGAATTCCGGACATGTAGCTCTGGACCACGTCGCCGGCACGCATGCCATCCGCTGCAAGAATGTAGCTCAACTTGCCAGTCTCCTTACTAGCAGTTAGAGCGATGTGTGCAGTGCGTCCGGGATCGTACTCGATACGCTCCACTGTGTGTGGCCCCGGAGCCATGCGCAGAAAATCGACTGTCCGAATTCGACGCTTAGCACCACCTCCATGATGGCGGACGGTGACTCGGCCAGAGTTGTTTCGACCGCCCTTGGCGTGGCCACGTTTGGGGAACGTTAATTTATGCACTGGTCGGCCTTTCCACAGATGATCATTCACAGGACGCCGCAAATGTCTCACACCGGGGGTGCGCGGAGTGTAGGTACGCAGCTGAATGCCAGCAGAATCGCGGCCTGGGGGAGGAGCGAACGAGACATTGGGGTCAATAAACGAATTCACTGGTGTTTCGATAGACTTAGGCTTGTTCTTCTCAATTTCATTCACGATTGTCGAATAGGGA
Proteins encoded:
- a CDS encoding mitochondrial 54S ribosomal protein uL2m; the encoded protein is MLQPRIALRGIRLPFRCLPSLPSPVRPYSTIVNEIEKNKPKSIETPVNSFIDPNVSFAPPPGRDSAGIQLRTYTPRTPGVRHLRRPVNDHLWKGRPVHKLTFPKRGHAKGGRNNSGRVTVRHHGGGAKRRIRTVDFLRMAPGPHTVERIEYDPGRTAHIALTASKETGKLSYILAADGMRAGDVVQSYMSGIPEDLWKSMGSTVDPGVLAARTAWRGNCLPLHMVPVGTLIFNLGLRPGKGGQLCRSAGTYATVVAKGSDSRQQTIQDEQPEAEKKPLSQREQQKQERLAQHITVRLSSGETRLIHKDCCATIGIASNPNYQYTQLGKAGRSRWLNIRPTVRGLAMNAMDHPHGGGRGKSKGNVDPKSPWGIPTKSGYKTRPKWKINKAVVHARPRNQGKRRRGYN